From Miscanthus floridulus cultivar M001 chromosome 15, ASM1932011v1, whole genome shotgun sequence, the proteins below share one genomic window:
- the LOC136508303 gene encoding uncharacterized protein: MAEVATLMNHAKEKIKASFSTENKRSLLNKIIQIIESRWDRQMDTPLYGAALFLNPGKFYTIQKENDEYVGHLRGCFNDVLARMVEDESIRNKIDQQSMLYEDQRGDIFKNCMALQTMKSKNPLDWWRTYGGRSIDLQRFAKRIVSLCASSSCCERNWSTFEFIHTKKRNRLEHKRLNDLVYVSYNRKMTSRFRKRREEAGKSYDPLVIEDFDWNNEWVDPMAQPEGARGSNLTWDQVDEAIGASRELRGRNLPRTYARRARHISRVVEEDEEEGEEEEIILDDDDIDDFGEQPMDATEDGGENVDASNDLDEFALDDF, translated from the exons ATGGCAGAGGTTGCTACTCTCATGAATCATGCAAAAGAGAAGATCAAGGCTAGCTTCTCTACTGAAAACAAGAGAAGCTTGCTCAACAAGATCATACAAATTATTGAGAGCCGTTGGGATAGGCAAATGGATACACCACTCTATGGCGCTGCCCTCTTTTTGAACCCAGGAAAATTCTATACCATCCAAAAGGAGAATGATGAATATGTTGGTCATCTAAGGGGTTGTTTCAATGATGTGCTTGCACGAATggtggaagatgagagcattcgaAACAAAATTGATCAACAATCCATGCTCTATGAAGATCAACGTGGAGATATCTTCAAGAATTGTAtggccctccaaaccatgaaGTCAAAGAACCCTC TTGATTGGTGGCGTACGTATGGTGGCCGATCCATTGACCTACAAAGATTTGCAAAGCGTATTGTTAGTCTTTGTGCTTCATCATCCTGTTGTGAGCGTAATTGGAGCACTTTTGAATTT ATTCATACTAAGAAGAGAAACCGGCTGGAGCATAAAAGATTGAATGATTTGGTTTATGTTTCCTATAATCGGAAAATGACTAGTAGGTTCCGAAAGCGCCGCGAGGAAGCGGGTAAAAGCTACGACCCTTTGGTTATAGAAGATTTTGATTGGAACAATGAATGGGTAGACCCAATGGCCCAACCTGAAGGTGCTCGTGGTTCGAACCTCACATGGGATCAAGTTGATGAAGCCATTGGTGCATCACGTGAGCTTCGAGGTCGTAATCTTCCTAGGACCTACGCTCGTCGTGCAAGGCATATATCAAGAGTGGTTGAAGAAgatgaggaagagggagaggaagaagagatcatcttggatgatgatgatataGATGATTTTGGTGAACAACCAATGGATgctactgaagatggtggagaGAACGTGGATGCTTCTAACGATCTCGATGAGTTTGCATTGGACGACTTTTGA